The following are from one region of the Achromobacter xylosoxidans genome:
- the dnaN gene encoding DNA polymerase III subunit beta, with amino-acid sequence MQLVQTTRDALLKPLSTVAGIVERRHTLPILANILMRKEGNKVAFIATDLEVQITTHADFGVGQDNESTTVAARKLLDILKALPDTGDVRLALASNKLSVQSAKSRFALQTLAASEFPTVAQPEQWDVSLTMPQRTLRHLFNMVHFAMAQQDIRYYLNGMLLVFEPGRVRAVATDGHRLAHCSTEADGISERHEVIVPRKTVLEMQRLLEDSDEPVSIDVAPGQIRFRFGDVELVSKLVEGKFPDFTRVIPTNYTRHFLVGREALQGSLQRAAILTTDKFKGVRLQLAQNQMKISSSNAEQEEAQEEIDIDYGHEALDVGFNVGYLLDVLSNVKVDNIQWSVMPDANASALITLPEDDQFKYVVMPMRI; translated from the coding sequence ATGCAACTCGTACAAACCACACGCGATGCATTGCTGAAACCGCTGTCGACTGTGGCGGGCATCGTCGAAAGACGCCATACCCTGCCCATCCTCGCGAACATCCTGATGCGCAAGGAAGGCAACAAGGTTGCCTTCATTGCGACCGACCTGGAAGTACAGATCACCACCCATGCCGACTTCGGCGTGGGTCAAGACAACGAATCCACCACGGTCGCGGCGCGCAAGCTGCTGGATATCCTGAAGGCTCTGCCGGACACCGGCGACGTGCGCCTGGCGCTGGCCAGCAACAAGCTGTCGGTGCAGTCGGCCAAGAGCCGCTTCGCCCTGCAGACGCTGGCCGCCAGCGAATTCCCCACCGTGGCCCAGCCCGAGCAGTGGGACGTGTCGCTGACCATGCCGCAGCGCACGCTGCGCCACCTGTTCAACATGGTGCACTTCGCCATGGCGCAACAGGACATCCGCTACTACCTGAACGGCATGCTGCTGGTGTTTGAACCGGGCCGCGTGCGCGCGGTCGCCACCGACGGCCACCGCCTGGCGCACTGCTCGACCGAAGCCGACGGCATCAGCGAACGCCATGAAGTGATCGTGCCGCGCAAGACCGTGCTGGAAATGCAGCGCCTGCTGGAAGACTCCGACGAGCCCGTTTCCATCGACGTGGCGCCGGGCCAGATCCGCTTCCGCTTCGGCGACGTGGAACTCGTCTCCAAGCTGGTGGAAGGCAAGTTCCCGGACTTCACGCGCGTGATCCCGACCAACTACACGCGCCATTTCCTGGTCGGCCGCGAAGCGCTCCAGGGCAGCCTGCAGCGCGCCGCCATCCTGACCACCGACAAGTTCAAGGGCGTGCGCCTGCAACTGGCGCAGAACCAGATGAAGATCTCGTCCTCCAACGCCGAGCAGGAAGAGGCGCAGGAAGAAATCGACATCGACTACGGCCATGAAGCCCTCGATGTGGGCTTCAACGTCGGCTACCTGCTCGACGTGCTGTCCAACGTCAAGGTAGACAACATCCAGTGGTCGGTCATGCCCGACGCCAACGCGTCTGCGCTCATCACCCTGCCCGAAGACGACCAGTTCAAGTACGTCGTCATGCCCATGCGGATTTGA
- the gyrB gene encoding DNA topoisomerase (ATP-hydrolyzing) subunit B codes for MSDQQNTTPENSGYGADSIKMLKGLEAVRKRPGMYIGDTSDGTGLHHMVFEVVDNAIDEALAGYCDDIVVTIHTDNSISVTDNGRGIPTDIHKDDEFHRSAAEIVMTELHAGGKFDQNSYKVSGGLHGVGVSCVNALSEWLRLTIRRNGEVHQMEFRQGERVAPLAVTGTTDKRGTEVRFLADPIIFNNIEYHYEILSKRLRELSFLNNGVKIRLIDQRQGKEENFAFSGGVKGFVEYINRSKTVLHPNVFSVTTESSAGGVPVGVEVAMQWNDSYSESVLCFTNNIPQRDGGSHLTGLRAAMTRIINKYITDNELAKKAKVETSGDDMREGLACVLSVKVPEPKFSSQTKDKLVSSEVRPAVEEAVARTLETWLLEHPNDAKALCAKIVEAARAREAARKAREMTRRKSVLEGAGLPGKLADCQEKDPALCELYIVEGDSAGGSAKQGRDRKFQAILPLRGKVLNVEKARFDRLIASEQIATLITALGTSIGPDFNVDKLRYHRLIIMTDADVDGAHIRTLLLTLLYRQMPELVQRGYVYIAQPPLYKVKVGREERYLKDDQEEAQFMLQLALKDAEIISGGNIIRGDELNDLARQYVAADAVIARLSRVFDVGALSAMAEGVEINLESAESTADSARRLADAMRDPVSGNGVEVVPEFDEATERHRLSVQRMHHGNVRVSIIDADFVNGSDYAVLSKAAKSFLGKVGSRSLAARGEGDKRKEQTVSDFREAMQWLRSEADRSISKQRYKGLGEMNPEQLWETTMDPKVRRLLRVQIEDAIAADEVFTTLMGDDVEPRRNFIETHALSAGNIDA; via the coding sequence ATGTCAGATCAGCAGAACACCACTCCCGAGAACAGCGGCTACGGCGCTGACTCGATCAAGATGCTCAAGGGGCTGGAGGCCGTGCGCAAGCGCCCCGGCATGTACATCGGCGACACATCCGACGGCACCGGCTTGCACCACATGGTGTTCGAAGTCGTCGACAACGCCATCGACGAAGCCCTGGCCGGCTATTGCGACGACATCGTCGTCACGATCCACACCGACAACTCGATCTCGGTCACCGACAACGGCCGCGGCATTCCCACCGACATCCACAAGGATGACGAATTCCACCGCAGCGCGGCCGAAATCGTCATGACCGAATTGCATGCCGGCGGCAAGTTCGACCAGAACTCCTACAAGGTGTCTGGCGGCCTGCACGGCGTGGGCGTGTCTTGCGTGAACGCGCTGTCCGAATGGCTGCGGCTGACCATTCGCCGCAACGGCGAAGTGCACCAGATGGAGTTCCGCCAGGGCGAGCGCGTCGCGCCCCTGGCGGTGACCGGCACGACCGACAAGCGCGGCACCGAAGTGCGCTTCCTGGCCGACCCGATCATCTTCAACAACATCGAGTACCACTACGAGATCCTCTCGAAGCGCCTGCGCGAGCTGTCGTTCCTGAACAATGGCGTGAAGATCCGCCTGATCGACCAGCGCCAGGGCAAGGAAGAGAACTTCGCCTTCTCCGGCGGCGTGAAGGGCTTCGTCGAATACATCAACCGCAGCAAGACCGTGCTGCACCCGAACGTGTTCTCGGTCACGACCGAGTCCTCGGCGGGCGGCGTGCCGGTCGGCGTCGAAGTGGCGATGCAGTGGAACGACAGCTACAGCGAAAGCGTGCTGTGCTTCACCAACAATATCCCGCAGCGCGACGGCGGTTCGCACCTGACTGGCCTGCGCGCGGCGATGACCCGCATCATCAACAAGTACATCACCGACAACGAACTGGCCAAGAAGGCCAAGGTCGAAACGTCCGGCGACGACATGCGCGAAGGCCTGGCCTGCGTGCTGTCGGTGAAGGTGCCCGAGCCCAAGTTCAGCAGCCAGACCAAGGACAAGCTGGTCTCCAGCGAAGTGCGTCCGGCCGTCGAAGAAGCCGTGGCGCGTACGCTGGAAACCTGGCTGCTGGAACACCCGAACGACGCCAAGGCGCTGTGCGCCAAGATCGTCGAAGCCGCCCGCGCCCGCGAAGCCGCGCGCAAGGCGCGCGAAATGACCCGCCGCAAGAGCGTGCTGGAAGGCGCAGGCCTGCCCGGCAAGCTGGCCGACTGCCAGGAAAAGGATCCCGCGCTGTGCGAGCTGTACATCGTCGAGGGTGACTCCGCAGGCGGCTCGGCCAAGCAAGGCCGCGACCGCAAGTTCCAGGCCATCCTGCCGCTGCGCGGCAAGGTGCTGAACGTCGAGAAGGCGCGTTTTGACCGCCTGATCGCCAGCGAGCAGATCGCCACGCTGATCACCGCGCTGGGCACCAGCATCGGTCCTGATTTCAACGTTGACAAGCTGCGCTACCACCGCCTCATCATCATGACCGACGCGGACGTGGACGGCGCGCACATCCGCACCCTGCTGCTGACGCTGCTGTATCGCCAGATGCCTGAGCTGGTGCAGCGCGGCTACGTGTATATCGCCCAGCCGCCGCTGTACAAGGTCAAGGTCGGCCGTGAAGAACGATATCTGAAGGACGACCAGGAAGAAGCGCAGTTCATGCTGCAACTGGCGCTGAAGGATGCCGAAATCATCTCGGGCGGCAACATCATCCGCGGCGACGAACTCAACGACCTGGCCCGCCAGTACGTCGCGGCCGACGCCGTGATCGCGCGCCTGTCGCGCGTGTTCGACGTGGGCGCGCTGTCGGCCATGGCTGAAGGCGTGGAGATCAACCTGGAGTCGGCCGAGTCCACCGCCGACTCCGCCCGCCGCCTGGCCGACGCCATGCGCGACCCGGTCAGCGGCAACGGCGTGGAAGTCGTGCCGGAGTTCGACGAGGCCACTGAGCGCCATCGCCTGTCGGTGCAGCGCATGCACCACGGCAACGTGCGCGTGAGCATCATCGACGCGGACTTCGTCAACGGTTCGGACTACGCGGTTCTGTCCAAGGCCGCCAAGAGCTTCCTGGGCAAGGTCGGCTCGCGTTCGCTGGCCGCCCGCGGCGAAGGCGACAAGCGCAAGGAACAGACTGTGTCCGACTTCCGCGAAGCCATGCAGTGGCTGCGCAGCGAAGCCGACCGCAGCATCTCCAAGCAGCGCTACAAGGGTCTGGGCGAAATGAACCCGGAACAGCTGTGGGAAACCACCATGGACCCGAAGGTGCGCCGCCTGTTGCGCGTGCAGATCGAGGACGCCATCGCGGCCGACGAAGTCTTCACCACGCTGATGGGCGACGACGTGGAACCGCGCCGCAACTTCATCGAGACGCATGCACTGTCGGCGGGGAATATCGACGCCTGA
- a CDS encoding DUF6216 family protein — protein sequence MLQLFTPLAQIPWIAPALWAGLLLLLCLWIRTRAGSTHFLLDRLWRIAAGRRDVQDSVLRDIQQESRDLEIFRFSYRMPVQSLADLHKLESWAKAHNVGMLRLKILWRWVDVRNSEVVLRPRRASKWGLFLLLVLLWIMSLSTGSLLASPNGYFHMKESKVWFKTDANTVKNVTLWGDDWVFAATECAAEGPDLQQKTGFRKSELLDLCKALASGSMEDHVRSLVKQQRGLALILLLPSLVGLAIVVRAALGAGEAEKLWKELYCAPAVPKVIEPSRIPPINSGGTPQNDRAEGSV from the coding sequence ATGCTTCAACTGTTCACCCCTCTCGCCCAAATACCCTGGATCGCGCCTGCTCTTTGGGCAGGGCTTCTTTTGCTGCTATGCCTTTGGATCAGGACGCGCGCGGGATCCACGCATTTTCTCTTGGACCGCCTATGGCGAATCGCAGCAGGTCGGCGCGACGTTCAGGATTCAGTGCTGAGAGATATCCAACAGGAAAGTCGCGACCTGGAGATCTTCAGGTTCTCCTATCGCATGCCCGTGCAATCCTTGGCCGACCTGCACAAGCTCGAAAGCTGGGCGAAAGCCCACAATGTCGGGATGTTGAGGCTGAAGATTTTGTGGCGCTGGGTCGATGTGCGCAATTCGGAGGTCGTGCTCAGGCCGCGCAGGGCGTCGAAATGGGGTCTCTTCCTCCTCCTCGTCCTATTGTGGATCATGTCGTTGAGCACTGGTTCCTTGCTCGCTTCGCCCAACGGGTACTTTCACATGAAAGAGTCTAAGGTCTGGTTCAAGACGGACGCGAATACGGTGAAAAACGTGACCCTATGGGGCGATGACTGGGTTTTCGCTGCCACGGAATGCGCTGCGGAAGGTCCAGATCTTCAGCAGAAAACAGGCTTTCGGAAATCGGAGCTGCTCGACCTATGCAAGGCGTTGGCAAGTGGCAGCATGGAAGACCATGTGCGCTCGCTCGTGAAGCAGCAGAGGGGGCTAGCCCTAATCTTGCTTCTCCCCTCTCTTGTGGGTCTGGCTATTGTCGTTCGCGCAGCTTTAGGCGCGGGCGAGGCGGAAAAGCTCTGGAAGGAGCTGTATTGCGCGCCTGCCGTACCCAAGGTAATTGAGCCGAGCAGGATCCCGCCCATCAACAGCGGAGGCACGCCTCAAAATGACCGCGCAGAGGGATCCGTCTAG
- a CDS encoding LysR family transcriptional regulator codes for MSKLPDLEGWAIFAKVAETGSFAKAAAEFALSQATVSKTISRLEARMKTTLFHRTSRSMTLTESGYAALERAARILEEGEAVESEVTEKSSSLRGKIRLSAPMSFGVTHLAPMLPPFMQANPDVALEIEFSDKQADLVSERFDLALRISNLVDSTLLARRLCSVRILLVGAPSYFKRAGRPKHPKDLAQHTALQYMYARNGTSWRFRHEKHGEFSQSLPVHLNVNNAEALTPALQAGMGLALQPEFLAWKDLQSGALETVMDDWQVDPIALHIVTPPGRRRPARVQAFIEYLAERLTAEPWANDVQV; via the coding sequence ATGAGCAAGCTGCCGGATTTAGAAGGTTGGGCGATCTTCGCCAAGGTCGCCGAGACCGGATCATTCGCCAAGGCGGCGGCCGAGTTCGCCTTGTCGCAGGCCACGGTTTCCAAGACCATCAGCCGTCTGGAAGCCCGCATGAAGACGACGCTGTTTCATCGGACGTCCCGCAGCATGACCTTGACCGAATCCGGCTACGCGGCGCTGGAACGCGCAGCGCGCATATTGGAAGAGGGCGAGGCGGTCGAATCCGAGGTGACGGAAAAGTCGAGCAGCCTGCGCGGCAAGATCAGGCTGTCCGCGCCCATGTCCTTCGGCGTCACGCATCTGGCGCCGATGCTGCCTCCCTTCATGCAGGCCAATCCCGACGTGGCCCTGGAGATCGAATTCAGCGACAAGCAGGCCGACCTGGTCTCCGAACGCTTCGACCTGGCGCTGCGCATCTCCAACCTCGTGGACTCGACGCTGCTGGCACGCCGCCTGTGCTCGGTGCGCATCCTGCTGGTGGGCGCACCCAGCTACTTCAAGCGCGCGGGACGGCCCAAACATCCAAAGGACCTGGCGCAGCACACGGCGCTGCAATACATGTATGCACGCAACGGCACGAGCTGGCGTTTCCGTCATGAAAAGCACGGCGAGTTTTCACAGTCGCTGCCCGTGCACCTGAACGTGAACAACGCCGAAGCCCTGACGCCGGCGCTGCAGGCGGGCATGGGGCTGGCCTTGCAGCCGGAGTTCCTGGCGTGGAAGGATTTGCAATCAGGTGCGCTGGAAACCGTGATGGACGACTGGCAGGTCGATCCCATCGCCCTGCACATCGTCACCCCGCCTGGTCGCCGCCGGCCGGCCCGGGTGCAGGCGTTCATCGAATATCTGGCGGAGCGCTTGACGGCCGAGCCTTGGGCCAATGATGTGCAGGTGTAG
- a CDS encoding hydrolase — MSANKYLEVLTPQNSQIIFIDQQPQMAFGVQSIDRQTLKNNVVGLAKAARAFNIPTTITTVETDSFSGNTYPELLAVFPENKILERTSMNSWDDQNVRDALAANGRKKVIVAGLWTEVCNTTFALCAMLEGEYEIYMVADASGGTSVDAHKYAMDRMVQAGAVPMTWLQVMLEWQRDWARKETYDAVTGIVKEHSGAYGMGIDYAVTHVHKLAERVQHGERIGPNPAK, encoded by the coding sequence ATGTCCGCCAACAAATACCTCGAAGTCCTGACCCCGCAGAACAGCCAGATCATCTTCATCGACCAGCAGCCGCAGATGGCCTTCGGCGTGCAGTCCATCGACCGCCAGACGCTGAAGAACAATGTGGTGGGCTTGGCCAAGGCCGCACGCGCCTTCAATATCCCGACCACCATCACTACCGTCGAAACCGATAGCTTCTCTGGCAATACCTACCCCGAACTGCTGGCTGTGTTCCCCGAGAACAAGATCCTGGAGCGCACCTCCATGAACTCCTGGGACGACCAGAACGTGCGCGACGCGCTGGCCGCCAATGGCCGCAAGAAAGTGATCGTCGCCGGCCTGTGGACCGAGGTCTGCAACACCACCTTCGCGCTGTGCGCCATGCTGGAAGGCGAGTACGAAATCTACATGGTGGCTGATGCTTCGGGCGGCACCTCGGTGGACGCGCACAAGTACGCCATGGACCGCATGGTGCAGGCTGGCGCCGTGCCGATGACCTGGTTGCAGGTGATGCTGGAATGGCAGCGCGACTGGGCCCGCAAGGAGACCTATGACGCCGTCACGGGCATCGTGAAGGAACACTCCGGCGCCTACGGCATGGGCATCGACTACGCCGTCACCCACGTGCACAAGCTGGCAGAGCGCGTGCAGCACGGTGAACGCATCGGCCCCAACCCCGCCAAGTAA
- a CDS encoding MFS transporter — protein MPDQKNPAARGTFAPLRQSVFAVLWAATVLGNVGSFMRDVASSWLVTDLSASPAAVALIQTAATLPIFLLAIPAGVLSDILDRRRFLIFVQLLLASVSGTLLLLSHFGALTVDYLIALTFVGGIGAALMGPTWQSIVPELVPREELKGAVALNSLGINIARAIGPAAGGLILASFGAAVTYGLDVLSYVFVIAALLWWKRPAAVDSALSENFFGAFRAGLRYTRASKELHRVLLRAAVFFLFASAVWALLPLVARQMLGGSSGFYGVLLGAVGAGAIIGALLLPRLGARLNADGLVLLASVASAAVMAVLVFAPPQWLAVLMLVVLGMGWITALTTFNGVAQAVLPNWVRGRGLAVYLMVFNGAMAAGSLGWGLVAREIGVPYALAVSAAGLVAVALLFHRASLPVGEADLQASNHWPEPLVAEPVAHDRGPVLVQVEYRIRQEDRPAFLDAMQRLSQERLRDGAYAWGVVEHTSDPQRVVEWFFVESWAEHLRQHHRVSHADADLQAEALRFHMGPDKPEVHHFLALKR, from the coding sequence ATGCCAGATCAGAAGAATCCCGCCGCGCGCGGCACCTTCGCGCCCTTGCGCCAGTCCGTGTTCGCCGTGCTGTGGGCCGCGACCGTGCTGGGCAACGTGGGCAGCTTCATGCGGGACGTGGCCAGTTCGTGGCTGGTGACCGACCTGTCGGCCAGCCCGGCCGCGGTGGCGCTGATCCAGACGGCGGCGACCCTGCCCATCTTCCTGCTGGCGATTCCCGCTGGCGTGCTGTCCGACATCCTGGACCGGCGCCGCTTCCTGATCTTCGTGCAGCTGCTGCTTGCTTCGGTCAGCGGCACGCTGCTGCTGCTGTCGCATTTCGGCGCGCTGACGGTCGATTACCTGATCGCCCTGACCTTCGTCGGCGGCATCGGCGCGGCCTTGATGGGACCGACCTGGCAATCCATCGTCCCCGAACTCGTACCGCGCGAAGAACTCAAGGGCGCGGTGGCGCTCAATTCGCTGGGCATCAACATCGCCCGCGCCATCGGTCCGGCGGCGGGCGGCCTGATCCTGGCCAGCTTCGGCGCGGCCGTCACCTATGGGCTGGACGTGCTGAGCTACGTGTTCGTCATTGCCGCACTGCTGTGGTGGAAGCGTCCCGCGGCCGTCGATAGCGCGCTGTCGGAGAACTTCTTCGGCGCGTTCCGCGCCGGCCTGCGCTACACGCGGGCCAGCAAGGAGCTGCACCGCGTGTTGCTGCGCGCCGCCGTCTTCTTCCTGTTCGCCAGCGCGGTCTGGGCCTTGTTGCCGCTGGTGGCGCGGCAGATGCTGGGCGGCTCCTCGGGCTTTTACGGCGTGCTGCTGGGCGCGGTGGGCGCAGGAGCCATCATCGGCGCCCTGCTGCTGCCCAGGCTGGGCGCCCGCCTGAATGCCGACGGGTTGGTGCTGCTGGCGTCGGTGGCCAGCGCGGCGGTCATGGCCGTGCTGGTGTTCGCGCCGCCGCAATGGCTGGCCGTGCTGATGCTGGTGGTGCTGGGCATGGGCTGGATCACCGCGCTCACCACGTTCAATGGCGTGGCCCAGGCCGTGCTGCCCAACTGGGTGCGCGGCCGCGGACTGGCGGTGTACCTGATGGTCTTCAACGGCGCGATGGCCGCCGGCAGTTTGGGCTGGGGCCTGGTGGCGCGCGAGATCGGCGTGCCCTACGCTCTGGCGGTCAGCGCCGCCGGACTGGTCGCGGTTGCGCTGCTGTTTCATCGCGCCAGCCTGCCGGTTGGCGAGGCGGATCTGCAGGCGTCGAATCACTGGCCGGAGCCGCTGGTCGCTGAACCGGTGGCCCACGACCGCGGTCCGGTGCTGGTGCAGGTCGAGTACCGCATCCGCCAGGAAGACCGCCCTGCCTTTCTGGATGCGATGCAGCGCCTGTCGCAGGAGCGCCTGCGCGACGGCGCCTATGCCTGGGGCGTGGTCGAGCACACCAGTGACCCGCAGCGGGTGGTCGAGTGGTTCTTCGTCGAATCCTGGGCCGAACACCTGCGTCAGCATCATCGGGTGTCGCATGCCGATGCCGATCTGCAAGCGGAAGCGCTGCGCTTTCACATGGGGCCGGACAAGCCCGAAGTGCATCACTTCCTGGCCTTGAAGCGCTGA
- a CDS encoding pirin family protein has protein sequence MIERRPLASLGHERRGWLDAKHHFSFAAYQDPERMSWGALRAWNDETIAPGAGFPPLLHSDVEIITCVREGALTHEDDLGNRGRTRAGEVQVVSAGSGVRHAEFNMEGGPAHVFQIWIEPDRRGAPPSWGRKSFTREACKGRFITLASGIDGDDDALPIRSDARVLAVALKAGEAVVYRFARGRRRGYLVASKGRLQVNGVEIGSGDGAAIRDETDVRLMALDDAEVLLADTHA, from the coding sequence ATGATTGAGCGCCGTCCGCTTGCGAGCCTGGGCCACGAACGCCGCGGCTGGCTGGATGCCAAGCATCACTTTTCCTTCGCGGCCTACCAGGACCCCGAGCGCATGAGCTGGGGCGCGCTGCGCGCATGGAACGATGAAACCATCGCGCCGGGCGCAGGGTTTCCGCCCTTGTTGCACTCGGACGTGGAAATCATTACCTGCGTGCGGGAAGGCGCGCTCACCCATGAAGACGATCTGGGCAATCGCGGCCGCACCCGCGCTGGCGAAGTGCAGGTCGTGAGCGCGGGCAGTGGGGTGAGGCATGCCGAATTCAATATGGAAGGCGGACCCGCGCACGTCTTCCAGATTTGGATAGAGCCGGACCGCCGCGGCGCGCCGCCCAGTTGGGGCCGGAAGTCCTTTACCCGCGAAGCCTGCAAGGGACGCTTCATCACGCTGGCCAGCGGCATCGACGGCGACGATGATGCGCTGCCCATCCGCAGCGACGCGCGCGTGCTTGCGGTGGCGCTCAAAGCAGGCGAAGCCGTCGTTTACCGCTTCGCGCGCGGCCGCCGCCGCGGCTATCTGGTCGCCTCCAAGGGCAGATTGCAAGTCAACGGCGTGGAGATTGGCTCAGGCGATGGCGCCGCCATCCGCGACGAAACCGATGTGCGCCTCATGGCCTTGGACGATGCCGAAGTGCTCCTGGCCGATACGCACGCATGA
- a CDS encoding XapX domain-containing protein, whose amino-acid sequence MKIYLLSLGAGLLVGVVYSLLQVRSPAPPLVALIGLLGILVGEQVIPVGKQLLKGTAFVAACDKEKAVSHVLGQLPGRHQAQDKEHG is encoded by the coding sequence ATGAAGATCTATCTACTTTCCCTGGGCGCCGGACTGCTGGTCGGCGTGGTCTACAGCCTTCTGCAGGTCCGCTCGCCCGCTCCGCCGCTGGTGGCGTTGATCGGCCTGCTGGGCATATTGGTCGGCGAGCAGGTCATTCCCGTGGGCAAGCAACTGCTCAAGGGCACCGCCTTCGTCGCGGCCTGTGACAAGGAAAAGGCCGTGAGCCACGTGCTCGGGCAATTGCCTGGCCGCCACCAGGCTCAAGACAAGGAACACGGCTGA
- a CDS encoding amidohydrolase translates to MSNATPDVIFHNGRITTLDRGKPQASAVAIKNGRFVAVGSDAEVMPLAGAGTRVVDLKRRAALPGLYDNHTHVVRGGLNYNMELRWDGVRSLADAMAMLKRQVAITPAPQWVRVVGGFTEHQFAEKRLPTIEEINAIAPDTPVFILHLYDRALLNGAALRAVGYTKTTPNPPGGEIMRDGQGNPTGLLLAKPNATILYATLAKGPKLPFDYQVNSTRHFMRELNRLGVTGVIDAGGGFQNYPDDYAVIQKLADENQMTVRLAYNLFTQKPKQEKEDFLNWTSSVKYKQGSDYFRHNGAGEMLVFSAADFEDFRVERPDMPPEMEGELEEVVRVLVQNKWPWRLHATYDETISRALDVFEKVHRDTPLTGLNWFFDHAETISDKSIDRIAALGGGIAVQHRMAYQGEYFIERYGAKAAEATPPVAKILQRGVKVSAGTDATRVASYNPWVSLSWMVTGKTVGGTRLYPARNCLDRETALRMWTENVAWFSNEEGKRGRIEPGQLADFIVPDKDYFSCTEDEISFLTSDLTVVGGRVVYGAGEFAPLDDNPLPPAMPDWSPTRLFGGYGAWGDPDGAGRNSLGYRNMAACACASSCGLHGHDHARAWASNAPSSDPQGFFGALGCSCWAV, encoded by the coding sequence ATGTCCAACGCCACGCCGGACGTCATTTTCCACAATGGCCGCATCACCACGCTGGACCGCGGCAAGCCGCAGGCCAGCGCTGTCGCGATCAAGAACGGCCGCTTTGTGGCGGTCGGTTCGGACGCCGAAGTCATGCCGCTGGCCGGCGCCGGCACGCGGGTCGTCGACCTGAAGCGCCGCGCGGCCTTGCCGGGCCTGTACGACAACCACACCCACGTGGTCCGCGGCGGCCTGAACTACAACATGGAGCTGCGCTGGGACGGCGTGCGCTCGCTGGCCGACGCCATGGCCATGCTGAAACGCCAGGTCGCCATCACGCCCGCGCCGCAATGGGTGCGCGTGGTGGGCGGCTTTACCGAGCATCAGTTCGCCGAGAAGCGCCTGCCCACGATCGAGGAGATCAACGCCATCGCGCCCGACACGCCGGTGTTCATCCTGCACCTGTATGATCGCGCGCTGCTCAACGGCGCAGCGCTGCGCGCGGTGGGCTATACCAAGACCACGCCCAATCCGCCGGGCGGCGAAATCATGCGCGATGGTCAGGGCAATCCCACGGGGCTGCTGCTGGCCAAACCTAACGCGACCATTCTGTACGCCACCCTGGCCAAGGGCCCCAAGCTGCCCTTCGACTACCAGGTCAATTCCACGCGCCACTTCATGCGCGAGCTGAACCGGCTGGGCGTGACCGGCGTGATCGATGCGGGCGGCGGCTTCCAGAACTATCCGGACGACTACGCCGTGATCCAGAAGCTGGCCGACGAGAACCAGATGACGGTGCGCCTGGCCTACAACCTCTTCACGCAAAAGCCCAAGCAGGAAAAGGAAGATTTCCTCAACTGGACGTCGAGCGTGAAGTACAAGCAGGGCAGCGACTACTTCCGCCACAACGGCGCGGGCGAAATGCTGGTGTTCTCGGCTGCCGACTTCGAGGACTTCCGCGTGGAGCGTCCGGACATGCCGCCCGAAATGGAAGGCGAACTGGAAGAGGTCGTGCGCGTGCTGGTGCAGAACAAGTGGCCGTGGCGCCTGCACGCCACCTACGACGAGACCATCTCGCGCGCGCTGGACGTGTTCGAGAAAGTGCATCGCGATACGCCGCTGACGGGGCTGAACTGGTTCTTCGACCATGCCGAGACCATCTCCGACAAATCGATCGACCGCATTGCCGCGCTGGGTGGCGGCATTGCCGTACAGCACCGCATGGCCTACCAGGGCGAGTACTTCATCGAACGCTACGGCGCGAAGGCCGCCGAAGCCACGCCGCCCGTCGCCAAGATCCTGCAGCGCGGCGTGAAGGTCTCGGCCGGTACCGATGCGACCCGTGTCGCGTCCTACAACCCCTGGGTGTCCTTGTCCTGGATGGTCACCGGCAAGACCGTGGGCGGCACCCGCCTCTACCCTGCGCGCAACTGCCTGGACCGCGAGACGGCGCTGCGCATGTGGACCGAGAATGTGGCCTGGTTCTCCAACGAGGAAGGCAAGCGCGGCCGCATCGAACCGGGCCAGCTGGCCGACTTCATCGTGCCGGACAAGGACTACTTCAGCTGCACCGAGGACGAGATCTCCTTCCTGACCTCGGACCTGACCGTGGTGGGCGGGCGGGTGGTCTACGGCGCGGGCGAATTCGCGCCGCTGGACGACAACCCGCTGCCGCCCGCCATGCCCGACTGGTCGCCTACCCGGCTGTTCGGCGGCTATGGCGCCTGGGGCGATCCTGACGGCGCCGGCCGCAATTCGCTGGGCTACCGCAACATGGCGGCCTGCGCGTGCGCCAGCTCCTGCGGCCTGCATGGACACGACCATGCCCGCGCATGGGCGTCGAATGCGCCCAGCTCCGATCCGCAGGGCTTCTTCGGCGCGCTGGGCTGCTCCTGCTGGGCTGTCTGA